A single genomic interval of Lacrimispora sphenoides JCM 1415 harbors:
- a CDS encoding alpha-mannosidase, with the protein MVLAAERKGRINIWIEELKNHLFHKLDDVTFTGFTTKQHFTYEEAIKQEFYPMPQGTSWGAKWEYGWFRTEIVLPREAEGKRIFLHPEVGGEMLIWVNGKTAGSKDLKHDGITLTRCGKAGERFFVVAESYAGHGPRLEKGGPCPSWRIAVPEPPPFQVMIGVSDFGIWNEDAFQLLMDVHTLYKLSEGLDPKSLRAMKVNQGLLEFTFLADFELEREARDESFRNAREELAPLLSCVNGSTAPEFTIFGQSHLDLAWLWPWEETKRKCARTLSTQIALSDEYEDYKFLLCEPPIMENVKENYPELYGRLLQKVEDGSFIPEGGMYVESDTNLVSGESLIRQCLYGRKWFLEELGKESVMVWLPDCFGFNGQLPQIMKGCGIRYFTTQKIARALKGCDVFPYNNFWWEGIDGTRILTHFYKENNSRLDPLDLITRWREDRVQQENIDSFLYPLGFGDGGGGATREMVEAAGRVKDLEGAPRTYMESPVKFFQRLEEEGSVTEVYKGELYLPWHRGTYTSQAWIKKENRLTERRLREAELLNSIACFAENGENRRKELESLWKVLLFHQFHDIIPGTSITRVYEDAREALKSIKEKALGFYGEARTKIAGSEDDGVLIFNSLSWEREELAEIPAKDGERLVRSGRFPVTQKIGDRLLIPVKIPSCGYTDLGGQNQIACGYTGISEEEVCRIYEKDGSFVLENGLVKAIVDGFGQVRSVFDQETKTDYVDGIANQFFLYQDINVDYDAWEISSFYKNVPVELGNTAELTIEERGPLKVVLLVKRMIHQSSLMQRITLSYNSRRIDFVTVIDWQETHKLLKAAFPVNIRTEEALEEIQFGYVKRPTHQNRRYDADRYEVCNHRYTAMTEPGRTAAVLNDSKYGVSTNGNSIELTLLKSPVWPDMHADKGIQEFTYSFYIESRNFSESGVVREGMQLNCPLAFWGKGTGEKEFFRISAGNVILETVKMAEDGQNHMVIRCYEAFGKHTSCLLTAGFKISKAWGTTMEENLEGGILVPVHLFENSSEMLLHFTPFEIKTLRLIP; encoded by the coding sequence ATGGTACTTGCAGCAGAACGAAAGGGACGGATAAATATATGGATTGAGGAATTGAAAAACCACTTGTTTCATAAGCTTGATGATGTGACATTTACCGGCTTTACGACGAAACAGCATTTTACTTATGAGGAAGCAATAAAGCAGGAGTTTTATCCTATGCCACAGGGCACTTCCTGGGGAGCCAAATGGGAATACGGCTGGTTTCGGACAGAGATTGTATTGCCCAGAGAGGCGGAGGGAAAACGGATTTTTCTTCATCCTGAGGTAGGTGGGGAGATGTTGATCTGGGTGAATGGAAAAACAGCAGGTTCAAAAGATTTAAAACATGATGGAATTACACTGACCCGCTGTGGGAAAGCAGGTGAGCGTTTTTTTGTGGTAGCAGAAAGCTATGCAGGGCATGGGCCAAGACTGGAAAAAGGCGGACCATGCCCTTCTTGGCGTATAGCAGTTCCCGAACCTCCGCCGTTTCAGGTAATGATAGGCGTTTCGGATTTCGGTATCTGGAATGAAGATGCATTTCAGCTTCTCATGGATGTACATACCCTTTACAAGCTTTCCGAAGGACTTGATCCCAAGTCTTTAAGAGCTATGAAAGTAAACCAGGGACTTTTGGAATTTACCTTTCTGGCAGATTTTGAGCTGGAACGGGAAGCACGGGATGAATCCTTTCGTAATGCAAGAGAGGAACTGGCGCCGCTGCTTTCCTGTGTCAATGGGTCAACTGCACCGGAGTTTACCATATTTGGACAATCCCATCTGGATCTTGCCTGGCTCTGGCCCTGGGAGGAAACGAAACGAAAATGTGCCAGAACCCTGTCTACACAAATTGCTTTGTCTGATGAATATGAAGATTACAAATTTCTTTTATGTGAACCCCCCATTATGGAAAATGTAAAAGAAAATTACCCAGAGTTGTACGGACGTCTTCTCCAGAAGGTTGAGGATGGATCTTTTATACCGGAAGGCGGGATGTATGTGGAGTCGGATACGAATCTGGTATCTGGAGAGAGCCTGATCCGTCAGTGCCTATACGGAAGAAAATGGTTTTTGGAAGAGCTGGGAAAAGAAAGTGTCATGGTTTGGCTTCCGGACTGCTTTGGTTTTAACGGACAGCTGCCTCAGATCATGAAAGGATGTGGAATCCGCTATTTTACTACTCAGAAGATAGCCAGGGCATTAAAAGGCTGTGATGTATTTCCTTATAATAATTTCTGGTGGGAAGGAATTGACGGAACCAGAATTCTGACTCATTTTTATAAAGAGAATAATTCCAGGCTGGATCCTCTTGATTTAATCACGAGATGGCGGGAGGATCGTGTTCAGCAGGAGAATATTGATTCCTTTCTCTATCCTTTAGGTTTCGGTGACGGCGGGGGCGGTGCCACCAGAGAAATGGTAGAAGCAGCAGGACGTGTAAAGGATTTAGAAGGAGCCCCCCGCACCTACATGGAAAGCCCTGTTAAGTTTTTTCAAAGGCTGGAGGAGGAAGGCTCAGTAACGGAGGTTTACAAAGGGGAACTCTACCTGCCCTGGCATAGGGGAACCTACACATCCCAGGCATGGATCAAGAAAGAAAACCGGCTGACGGAACGACGGCTCCGGGAAGCAGAACTTTTAAATTCCATTGCATGCTTCGCAGAAAACGGAGAAAACCGGAGGAAAGAACTGGAATCTTTATGGAAAGTACTACTCTTTCATCAGTTCCATGACATCATTCCCGGAACCTCCATAACCAGGGTATATGAGGATGCCAGGGAAGCGCTAAAATCTATCAAAGAAAAAGCCCTTGGTTTTTACGGAGAAGCAAGAACGAAGATTGCAGGATCAGAGGATGACGGTGTCTTAATATTCAATTCTTTATCCTGGGAGCGGGAGGAACTGGCGGAGATTCCGGCCAAAGATGGAGAGCGTCTGGTTCGGAGCGGAAGATTCCCTGTGACCCAGAAAATCGGAGACAGGCTGCTGATCCCTGTGAAGATTCCTTCCTGCGGCTATACCGATCTTGGCGGGCAGAACCAAATTGCCTGTGGCTATACCGGAATTTCAGAAGAAGAGGTATGCCGGATCTATGAAAAAGATGGTTCGTTTGTTCTGGAAAACGGGCTGGTTAAGGCTATTGTCGACGGTTTTGGTCAGGTGAGGAGTGTTTTCGATCAGGAAACAAAAACCGACTATGTCGATGGGATTGCAAACCAGTTTTTCCTGTATCAGGATATTAATGTGGATTATGATGCTTGGGAAATAAGTTCCTTCTATAAGAATGTACCGGTAGAGTTGGGGAATACGGCGGAGCTCACCATTGAGGAGAGAGGACCGCTTAAAGTGGTGCTTCTGGTAAAGCGTATGATTCACCAATCCTCTCTGATGCAGAGAATTACATTATCTTATAACAGCAGGCGGATTGATTTTGTTACGGTCATTGACTGGCAGGAAACTCATAAGCTGCTGAAGGCAGCGTTCCCGGTTAATATCCGAACGGAAGAAGCTTTGGAAGAAATCCAGTTTGGGTATGTTAAACGCCCAACCCATCAAAACCGTCGTTATGATGCAGACCGTTATGAGGTGTGCAATCACCGGTATACTGCTATGACGGAACCGGGAAGGACCGCAGCAGTACTCAATGATTCCAAATATGGAGTCAGCACCAATGGTAATTCCATAGAACTGACTCTGTTAAAATCTCCGGTATGGCCGGATATGCATGCAGATAAAGGTATACAGGAATTTACTTATTCTTTCTATATAGAAAGCAGGAATTTTTCAGAAAGCGGAGTTGTACGGGAAGGGATGCAGTTAAATTGCCCCCTGGCATTTTGGGGGAAAGGTACCGGAGAAAAAGAATTTTTCCGGATCTCAGCAGGAAATGTGATTTTGGAGACGGTGAAGATGGCAGAAGACGGCCAAAACCATATGGTTATAAGATGCTATGAAGCCTTCGGAAAACATACCTCCTGTTTGCTGACAGCTGGCTTTAAAATCAGCAAGGCGTGGGGAACAACCATGGAGGAGAATCTGGAAGGCGGAATATTGGTTCCGGTTCATCTGTTTGAAAATAGCAGTGAGATGCTCTTACATTTTACTCCTTTTGAGATTAAAACCCTTCGGCTGATTCCATAA
- the tyrS gene encoding tyrosine--tRNA ligase, giving the protein MKIYDELKARGLIAQVTNEEEISKMVNEGKAIFYIGFDPTADSLHVGHFMALCLMKRLQEAGNKPIALIGGGTGMVGDPSGRSDLRQVMTVETIQHNCDCFKKQMSRFIDFSEGKALMVNNADWLLNLNYIDFLREVGPHFSVNRMLTAECYKQRMEKGLSFLEFNYMIMQSFDFYELFNRYGCNMQFGGDDQWSNMLGGTELIRRKLGKDAHAMTITLLLNSEGNKMGKTQSGAVWLDPEKTTPFDFFQYWRNIADADVLKCLRMLTFLPIEQINEMDSWEGSQLNEAKEILAYELTNLVHGEEEAERARESARALFTGGNAADMPTCELEEADFTDGNIDILAILQKSGLAPTRSEARRNVEQGGVTVEGETVSDVKAVFAKEQFSGDGMIVKRGKKKFVRIVVK; this is encoded by the coding sequence ATGAAAATTTATGACGAATTGAAAGCCCGCGGCCTGATTGCCCAGGTGACGAATGAAGAAGAAATCAGCAAAATGGTAAATGAAGGAAAAGCCATATTCTACATCGGATTTGATCCCACGGCCGACAGCCTTCACGTAGGTCATTTTATGGCCCTGTGCTTAATGAAGCGCCTTCAGGAGGCAGGCAATAAGCCCATCGCCCTGATCGGAGGCGGAACCGGTATGGTTGGAGATCCTTCCGGAAGAAGCGACCTTCGGCAGGTGATGACAGTGGAAACGATTCAGCATAACTGTGACTGCTTTAAAAAGCAGATGAGCCGTTTTATCGATTTTTCCGAAGGAAAGGCTCTTATGGTTAATAATGCAGACTGGCTTCTTAACTTAAATTACATTGATTTCCTCAGAGAGGTTGGTCCCCATTTTTCCGTCAACCGCATGCTGACCGCGGAATGCTATAAGCAGCGTATGGAAAAAGGCTTAAGCTTCCTGGAATTCAACTACATGATCATGCAGAGCTTTGACTTCTATGAGCTGTTCAACCGTTACGGCTGCAACATGCAGTTTGGAGGAGATGACCAGTGGAGCAATATGCTTGGCGGTACAGAGCTGATCCGCCGTAAGCTGGGAAAAGATGCTCATGCAATGACCATCACCCTGTTATTAAATTCCGAGGGAAACAAGATGGGTAAAACCCAGTCCGGCGCTGTATGGCTTGATCCGGAAAAGACGACTCCTTTTGACTTTTTCCAGTACTGGAGAAACATTGCCGATGCAGATGTGTTAAAATGCCTGCGTATGCTTACCTTCCTTCCCATCGAGCAGATTAACGAGATGGACAGCTGGGAAGGCAGCCAGTTAAATGAAGCAAAAGAAATCCTTGCCTATGAGCTGACCAATCTGGTTCATGGGGAAGAAGAAGCGGAAAGAGCAAGAGAGAGTGCCAGAGCGCTGTTTACCGGCGGCAATGCGGCAGATATGCCGACCTGTGAGCTGGAAGAGGCAGATTTTACGGACGGAAACATTGACATCCTGGCCATTCTTCAGAAATCCGGTCTGGCTCCTACCCGTTCCGAAGCAAGACGCAATGTGGAACAGGGAGGAGTAACCGTAGAAGGCGAAACTGTTTCCGATGTGAAAGCTGTTTTTGCAAAAGAACAGTTTTCCGGAGATGGGATGATCGTAAAACGCGGTAAGAAAAAATTTGTAAGAATAGTTGTAAAGTAA